TTTCTACTAGATCATCGCCCTTCTTTATTATAGGCAGTCGAATACCTTTAGCTTGTGTCCCTATTGTTCTCATCTAATCCACCTCTACTTCATCTCTTTATCCTTTTAGAGTGGCATTCATATTTATACCATATCTATTATAAACTATTTGAGACAATAGTCAAAATATTATTTCATATAAACTAAATTTTTTCTTTCATAAGGCCTATTTTACCTTTAAAATCTAGACACGTCTTCTTAATATCTTCTTTTGACAATATTGCCGATACCACTGCTATACCATCGATATCAGTATCTTTAAGATACCCTACATTATTTTCATTTATACCTCCAATGGCTACAACTGGAATTTTTACTTTTCGTTTGATTGTCTTAAGTTCTTCCAGACTTACATACTCTGCATCATCCTTTGTATTAGTTGCAAATATCGCTCCTACACCAATATAATCCGCCCCATCATTTTCTGCTTTCACAGCCTCATCTAATGTAGTAGCAGATACTCCCAGGATTCTATCTGGACCAAGCAGTTTTCTAGCTATTTTTGCAGGCATATCCTTTTGCCCTACATGAAGCCCCGCTGATTCTACTGCTAGGGCAATATCCAGCCTATCATTTATTATAAGA
This Xylanivirga thermophila DNA region includes the following protein-coding sequences:
- the thiE gene encoding thiamine phosphate synthase, with amino-acid sequence MPDKAQVDYTLYLVTDRSLIRDVTLEQAVEQAILGGATLVQLREKDIDTLEFYNIAKRVKTITDRYNIPLIINDRLDIALAVESAGLHVGQKDMPAKIARKLLGPDRILGVSATTLDEAVKAENDGADYIGVGAIFATNTKDDAEYVSLEELKTIKRKVKIPVVAIGGINENNVGYLKDTDIDGIAVVSAILSKEDIKKTCLDFKGKIGLMKEKI